A single window of Electrophorus electricus isolate fEleEle1 chromosome 16, fEleEle1.pri, whole genome shotgun sequence DNA harbors:
- the neurl1aa gene encoding E3 ubiquitin-protein ligase NEURL1 isoform X1: MGGQITRNALYDSLGGPFPSSTHRCHHKPKRCLPLQPCPGIPVSPLLFHPSAKGSQIIMDVAQRAVKRQASFCNAITFSNRPIALYEQVRLKITKKQCCWSGALRLGFTSRDPSRINPDSLPKYACPDLVSQSGFWAKALPEEFANEGNLVAFWVDKKGRVFYRINESSPMLFFSGVRATEPLWALIDVYGLTRGVQLLDSEIVPPDCLRPRSFTTVRGSSSLRREADASRLSISLCDLNLQQDEARLRLPPAPTAYPIPQNSQNSQQSSFLPSSLEGDLRFHQLRGAHIKTVDEHTVGRSEHAREERTLVFTERPLRSGETIFLKVTKSNPARSGSLSYGVTSCDPSTLRPSDLPYNPEALVDRKEFWAVCRVPTALQSGDVLGFLVTQDGEVILSHNGANAGMQVCVDNSRPLWMFFGLHGAITQLRILGSTHLGDAHGPSSPGSPVSSPRSPGGGLCSGSSEPALNGGCSGAFRGSIGGTTPSSPINLPKSPTFPSCSSSWPDECSICYENAVDTVIYACGHMCLCYTCGLRLKKMANACCPICRRAIKDIIKTYRST, translated from the exons ACTCCCTGGGCGGTCCCTTCCCCTCCTCCACTCACCGATGCCACCACAAGCCCAAGCGCTGCTTACCCCTGCAGCCATGCCCGGGCATCCCCGTTAGCCCGCTGCTCTTCCACCCGAGCGCCAAGGGCTCGCAGATCATCATGGACGTGGCACAAAGGGCTGTCAAGAGGCAGGCCAGCTTCTGCAACGCTATCACCTTCAGCAACCGACCCATTGCCCTCTACGAGCAGGTCCGCCTTAAG ATCACAAAGAAGCAGTGCTGCTGGAGCGGGGCGCTGCGCCTGGGCTTCACCTCCAGGGACCCGTCGCGCATCAACCCCGACAGCCTGCCCAAGTACGCCTGCCCCGACCTGGTCTCGCAGAGCGGCTTCTGGGCCAAGGCGCTGCCCGAGGAGTTCGCCAACGAGGGCAACCTGGTGGCCTTCTGGGTGGACAAGAAGGGTCGCGTCTTCTACCGCATCAACGAATCCAGCCCCATGCTGTTCTTCAGCGGCGTCCGTGCCACCGAACCCCTCTGGGCGCTCATCGACGTCTACGGCCTGACGCGGGGCGTGCAGCTGCTGG ACAGTGAAATTGTCCCTCCAGATTGCCTCCGGCCCCGGTCCTTCACCACGGTAAGAGGCTCCTCCTCCTTGCGGCGCGAAGCCGATGCCTCCCGCCTGTCCATCAGCCTCTGTGACCTCAACCTTCAGCAGGATGAGGCCAGGCTCCGCCTCCCACCCGCCCCGACCGCGTACCCCATCCCCCAGAACTCCCAGAACTCCCAGCAGTCGTCCTTCCTCCCATCCTCCCTGGAGGGCGACCTGCGCTTCCACCAGCTCCGCGGCGCTCACATCAAAACCGTGGACGAGCACACGGTGGGCCGCTCCGAGCACGCCCGCGAAGAGCGCACCCTGGTGTTCACCGAACGCCCGCTGCGAAGTGGCGAGACCATCTTCCTCAAAGTGACCAAGTCCAACCCGGCCCGCTCCGGCTCCCTCTCCTACGGCGTCACGTCGTGCGACCCGTCGACACTACGTCCCAGCGACCTACCCTACAACCCCGAAGCGCTGGTCGACCGCAAGGAGTTCTGGGCCGTGTGCAGGGTGCCCACGGCGCTCCAGAGCGGAGACGTTCTGGGCTTCCTGGTCACCCAGGATGGAGAGGTGATCCTTAGCCATAATGGGGCAAATGCAGGGATGCAGGTGTGCGTGGACAACTCGCGTCCTCTCTGGATGTTCTTTGGGCTGCACGGTGCTATTACACAGCTAAGGATTCTGG GCTCCACCCACCTGGGCGACGCCCACGGCCCGTCCAGCCCCGGTTCCCCCGTCTCCTCTCCCCGCTCGCCCGGAGGGGGCCTCTGCAGTGGCAGCTCGGAGCCTGCGCTGAACGGAGGCTGCTCCGGAGCGTTCCGCGGCTCCATCGGAG GAACAACCCCTAGCTCGCCCATCAACCTCCCCAAGTCTCCCACCTTCCCATCATGCTCCAGCTCGTGGCCGGACGAGTGCTCTATCTGCTATGAGAACGCGGTAGACACAGTCATCTACGCCTGTGGCCACATGTGTCTCTGCTACACCTGCGGCCTACGCCTCAAAAAGATGGCCAATGCCTGCTGTCCCATCTGTAGGAGAGCTATTAAGGACATTATAAAGACCTACAGGAGTACATAA
- the neurl1aa gene encoding E3 ubiquitin-protein ligase NEURL1 isoform X2 — MGGQITRNALYDSLGGPFPSSTHRCHHKPKRCLPLQPCPGIPVSPLLFHPSAKGSQIIMDVAQRAVKRQASFCNAITFSNRPIALYEQVRLKITKKQCCWSGALRLGFTSRDPSRINPDSLPKYACPDLVSQSGFWAKALPEEFANEGNLVAFWVDKKGRVFYRINESSPMLFFSGVRATEPLWALIDVYGLTRGVQLLDSEIVPPDCLRPRSFTTVRGSSSLRREADASRLSISLCDLNLQQDEARLRLPPAPTAYPIPQNSQNSQQSSFLPSSLEGDLRFHQLRGAHIKTVDEHTVGRSEHAREERTLVFTERPLRSGETIFLKVTKSNPARSGSLSYGVTSCDPSTLRPSDLPYNPEALVDRKEFWAVCRVPTALQSGDVLGFLVTQDGEVILSHNGANAGMQVCVDNSRPLWMFFGLHGAITQLRILVSTFGHACHHARHPLSSCIREPVHHCRQPHRLHPPGRRPRPVQPRFPRLLSPLARRGPLQWQLGACAERRLLRSVPRLHRRNNP; from the exons ACTCCCTGGGCGGTCCCTTCCCCTCCTCCACTCACCGATGCCACCACAAGCCCAAGCGCTGCTTACCCCTGCAGCCATGCCCGGGCATCCCCGTTAGCCCGCTGCTCTTCCACCCGAGCGCCAAGGGCTCGCAGATCATCATGGACGTGGCACAAAGGGCTGTCAAGAGGCAGGCCAGCTTCTGCAACGCTATCACCTTCAGCAACCGACCCATTGCCCTCTACGAGCAGGTCCGCCTTAAG ATCACAAAGAAGCAGTGCTGCTGGAGCGGGGCGCTGCGCCTGGGCTTCACCTCCAGGGACCCGTCGCGCATCAACCCCGACAGCCTGCCCAAGTACGCCTGCCCCGACCTGGTCTCGCAGAGCGGCTTCTGGGCCAAGGCGCTGCCCGAGGAGTTCGCCAACGAGGGCAACCTGGTGGCCTTCTGGGTGGACAAGAAGGGTCGCGTCTTCTACCGCATCAACGAATCCAGCCCCATGCTGTTCTTCAGCGGCGTCCGTGCCACCGAACCCCTCTGGGCGCTCATCGACGTCTACGGCCTGACGCGGGGCGTGCAGCTGCTGG ACAGTGAAATTGTCCCTCCAGATTGCCTCCGGCCCCGGTCCTTCACCACGGTAAGAGGCTCCTCCTCCTTGCGGCGCGAAGCCGATGCCTCCCGCCTGTCCATCAGCCTCTGTGACCTCAACCTTCAGCAGGATGAGGCCAGGCTCCGCCTCCCACCCGCCCCGACCGCGTACCCCATCCCCCAGAACTCCCAGAACTCCCAGCAGTCGTCCTTCCTCCCATCCTCCCTGGAGGGCGACCTGCGCTTCCACCAGCTCCGCGGCGCTCACATCAAAACCGTGGACGAGCACACGGTGGGCCGCTCCGAGCACGCCCGCGAAGAGCGCACCCTGGTGTTCACCGAACGCCCGCTGCGAAGTGGCGAGACCATCTTCCTCAAAGTGACCAAGTCCAACCCGGCCCGCTCCGGCTCCCTCTCCTACGGCGTCACGTCGTGCGACCCGTCGACACTACGTCCCAGCGACCTACCCTACAACCCCGAAGCGCTGGTCGACCGCAAGGAGTTCTGGGCCGTGTGCAGGGTGCCCACGGCGCTCCAGAGCGGAGACGTTCTGGGCTTCCTGGTCACCCAGGATGGAGAGGTGATCCTTAGCCATAATGGGGCAAATGCAGGGATGCAGGTGTGCGTGGACAACTCGCGTCCTCTCTGGATGTTCTTTGGGCTGCACGGTGCTATTACACAGCTAAGGATTCTGG TGTCCACATTTGGACATGCCTGTCACCATGCGAGACATCCACTTTCGAGCTGCATACGTGAACCTGTTCATCATTGCCGCCAGCCGCATAG GCTCCACCCACCTGGGCGACGCCCACGGCCCGTCCAGCCCCGGTTCCCCCGTCTCCTCTCCCCGCTCGCCCGGAGGGGGCCTCTGCAGTGGCAGCTCGGAGCCTGCGCTGAACGGAGGCTGCTCCGGAGCGTTCCGCGGCTCCATCGGAG GAACAACCCCTAG